Within Sander vitreus isolate 19-12246 chromosome 23, sanVit1, whole genome shotgun sequence, the genomic segment CAAAACTACACTTTCACAATGTAAATGCAAGGGCTTTTTAAATCAGGAGAATTTGGTGAGAATTGCCAAAGAATTTGAAAGCTTATTGTCTTAACAAGTGATAAATTCCactgcacttaaaaaaaaacaataaaaaaaacctgcaaagATAGCTGGCTGTTGGTTTTTATTTGAGTTCTAACATTCAATTCTTACCATTTAGCTCTTGCCTTTTAAACTCCTCTTGTTCAGCTTTGTGTTGTATGTGAAGCCTAGCTGCGTCTTGGATGCAACAAAGAATTTACAGGCTTGGAGAGGCCAACCCCTTCATTCATGAGTGGGTCTGATCTGTCTCTACGACAACAGGACATAAACAAATGGGGTATCACTGTCCCAGTTGAAGCCAGTCAGTTGCCAGTTACAACAGTGCCAAGTCCAGAACTGGTAAGATAtaagtatatatttttaattcatgACAATTTAAAGCGCTGAAGCTGTTTTGAGAAAGCACTTTATGTACTATCTAGCCATTAATTCATCTTGTCTGAAAAAAAACCCCCGGATCTACTGTTACAGCATTCTTCTGTATATGCATCTCATTTTACAGATGGTCAAATAATCGCTCATCCTATTGGAAGTGACCTTGACATCTTTCACCATGGTAAAGTATACGTAGCAATATAGACTATCAGGGCTATCCACACTGTTTAATATAATCAAAGTAGAAGAACCAAACCTAAATGGACTAAACCACTTGTATTTTCTTCAAAGCCCACCAAATCcaggaaatcaaggtcccacaGTTCTAGGCCCGCCAAGAAGACTGGGAGtccaaaaacacccaaaaagaGGTCCTCTAGTGCCAAATCCACCAAGACAGAGGTGGACATCCTCAGCCCAGCAGCCATGGAGAACGTCTACTACATTTCTCACAATGCAGTGGACTGTCTGGAGTTCAGAGGCTTTGGGTGGccaaattcaaataaaaagaagaaaaagaagaagggaaCAAAacggaagaagaaaaaataaattataatttttgcCAAAGAAAAGTAAATTTCCCCTCccttaaaatgtgtttaaattttAAATACCTTGCTGATGGCCCCATCTGGTGGACACATTTGTATAATACAGAGAGTATACCAAGTTTTGACCGCTGTGGAACCAGTGCAATGcagatatgttttgtttttcttccacaAATTCATACAGGAGTGCAAAATTGTGCCAGGAAATCTTCATTCATGAAGCAAAGACTTTAAAATTCATAAACAGTAACTTTATTGTAAGCTGAATGATTCAGAATTGTTTGCACGAATGTCAAAATTTGGCAATTATTGATACACTGGAAGCTTACAGAATACAACAGATAAGAGAGCAATTGCATGCTCTATTAATATTCACTTAAGAGAACATTATATGCACCTAATGTGAAGATAATAAACGGGTATAGGTTAAAACACCTCCAGTGCATCCGAGAAAAGGACAGCAAACAGTGCCGTGACACTGGACTTTAAAGTGATCCCATTAGTCAGTTGCAATATTCTTTAAATCCAGTCTATGCACAAGTTAtcttataaaaataggctatcGATGAGAACATGCCTATAAAACTAAGGAAAGAAACAAATATGGTTCCAGGCACTGTTGATATTCTCATACATATTTTACCATATCAGTCCGTTTATCAAATGTACACTCATTGTACCATaacactgtaaaataaatagtttctTCCGAGGGCATCTGTTCTTGCTTGGTCCCGCTTCGCTCACTCTGGGGGCTTCTTTTTGGCCTCCACGTCTTTCTTAAAGGCTTCGATTTTCTTGGCTATGTTGGGAacctagaaaaaaaaacagtgctgtCAATACAGTCTGATGCACATAtacagttgccagtttattaggtacatctggctaaaactaatgcagtctattgcaacagtcctgcaataaatcctttaCCTACATAAAAGTTACAATGGTCCGTTTTTGTTGCAATTGGCTTAGAGAGGTTCTGATTCAACTTTAAACGTATTTCATtctactgaaaataaaaaaaacttaccTCATAGTTTTGAGCCAGATACATCCCCACAACATTTCCCAAGGTAAAGCCGGCCtggaagacaaacaaaaaatgtaatttaaagccAAGATTATTGACTTACATCTCCTAAATTTCAGAGACGTTCAATTAACACCGTCAAGAGTTTTGACAGCAAGTTTTgctgacatgttagctaacgttaggctagtTTCGCATCTCTTAGCATCCTGGTAAACGTCGATGTCATGCATAATAACGTCAGTTTAACTCACCAGGAACTGTAGCATGGTGGAATAACGAATGGTTGACAACAACAGACTGACTTACTGACTTAAAGTCAGGCAGTAGCTAAGATAAAGGTTAGAGCGAGGAAATCAACCTATCTACTTGGCTAACGAAGCTAGTCCGTCACGCTCCGTCTTCAACAGTACGTATACGCATGCGCGACTCGCGTTATTTTCAGAGCACAAGTACTGTAGTTTTTTCCTCAGCCTGAGATGTCCTTGTTCCGAGCTGTTCCCCATTGGAGAACTACAACTCCCAACACCATACAACGTATACAACGTATCGTCCATCCAATGGGTGTTGTTGCAATGGTGGTGTCAGTGGGACATTGAATGACTTTGGCTCCATCGAAAATATCTAGTTTTATTAATACTTTGATTCATAAACCGCGAGCATGGAGGCTCTTATCCCCGTAATAAACAAGCTCCAAGATGTATTCAACACAGTGGGAGCGGATATCATACACCTGCCGCAGATAGCAGTGGTGGGGACTCAGGTAAAAtgctctgactgtgtgtgcacTTCTGTGATACAGCGGCTGTCATGCTAGCTAGATAACCGTGCTTTACCATAATGCATGCACAGTTACCGATAACATTAGAATAAATAtctaatataaataaatgttcagaTACCAAAATGTGCTGAGACTACACAGAGACGCAGGCATATCTGCTAAAAGCCCACTTTGAGATGGACTGCTGCAAAATCTCATTTGCAAAGTCTGCAGTGAAATCTATTTTGATCGTCTTCAGTGCTATTTTAAGAGCCTCATACTCACACTAACCACTGTTAGCCAAAACCAGGCCATTGCTGGACCTGGTGTCGTGTTAAACCAGAAAGTAGATGTAGTCTTTGGTTCATCCCTCATCTAActcgtgtctgtctgtgttttgtgtctccAGAGCAGTGGTAAGAGCTCAGTGCTGGAAAGCCTGGTGGGGAGGGACCTGCTTCCCCGTGGGACTGGTATCGTAACCAGGCGACCTCTCATCCTCCAACTGGTCCATGTAGATCCTGGAGATGCAAGAAAAAATGATGACAGTGGTAAACACCAAAATATCTCTAATCTCAGCAGTGTTTCAGACCAAGGAACCCACTGATTAGTCCACTGTTGTCTTTGGATTTTGCCTCAATTATTTTATATGCTGTCTGGATTCTTGCTATAAATCATCATACATTTCAAGTCCTTTATGCTAATAAACACACATGTAGGGAACAGGTctattgttttttgtgtgcagcTTGATAATAGCCTATAAATTGCTGGTGTTCAGTGTACAAGCACCAGGTTTacatttctgtctctgtcactgTGTTTCTAATTATTTTCAGATGCTAGGGAGTGAAAAAGCACTGCCTTCACAAAGGTGCATTGTACAGGTGTCTTCACATTCAATAACCTAGATTAGCCTCTTATAATTTAGTTCTGCTCCCTCCTCCTCAAAGCCACCTCTGTAACTGTGGTCAGGTGTCATTCCTTATGTTAGCCTTGTATTTCTTAGCCTTAGTAGTTGTCTTTGAGGTTGTAATAGTTaacacctgtttttttttcttccttttttcgaGAATGCTATGCTATAACTGTAACCCACACTGTTTTTATTATGTGTCACAGGCAGAGAAGGTGACGAGTGGGGCAagtttctgcacacaaaaaatcAGGTATGTACTTCAGGATAccaaatatttaattaataCGCTTGACCCTTGCTTGTCTttatgttatttcttttttctttttgcagatCTTCACAGATTTTGAAGAAATCAGGCaagaaattgaaaatgaaacgGCACGAATATCAGGCAATAATAAGGTGAGaaatggatggaagatggaggGGTTTACATCTATACTGTTAAATGAGGAACTCAAAATGTTTGGGCACAGGCATTGCTGTTGATGGGAAACAAATCTATAATGCATATTATCCTCATAAAACGTGTATACTAGTAAATTCAGTTTGCTTATAAACTCATTAAGATATGTTAAGTGAAGTCCCGTGACTAACACATAATATGTACAGAGAATTAAAATAATTCAGGCGCAATGAGATGAAAGCatacatagtctcgcattgccagaccctcctcctcctctgggtCTGGTGagaccacacagcattctgggatgagagaaaaacatgctctggtttattggcatttctttaaaccaatcacaatcgtcttgggtggtgctaagcgtcACACGGAGCAACgacgcctctgcaaaatagccttgggaaggaacttgttttggtggaacatgttcaaaagtagttttagtcgtgcgagagaaaactcagattggacagatagtctagctagctgtctggatttaccctgcagagatctgaggagcagttaactatagtcctcagaATTCTACcgcagtttaaaattccaacacaaagaaagcggaaggtaacaaaCATTGtacgaaatgaaagacatctggcggaatttccggcggcacctgaataatcccagaagtggaacgttgtggatatagactaaaacaTACACTTGACTTATATATAGGGATATAGCCATGAGCTAAGAAAACTGTGTTTCACAGCAGagcttatacagtatgtttatcaAATTTGAGCCCACAGTggaacattttaattattaataattatagCAACATTTTTTTGCATGTAGCTCAGGGCTACTGGGGCCGGAAGGGTTTGGAGATGCTTCTAGAAAGCTGAAAGGAGGGCAAATGTAAGAAAGACTTGCTCTCATCTagctttgtaaaacttaaaaaggTTATTTACATGTCCATCTCCAAATACATGGATGCTCAGCTCTGTGCTATGTAACGCTAATACACGAGGCACAAACAGAGGCTATTAGCAGtgtcaaaaaaagcaacatgagGGATATTacctataataataaaaagaaatgctaataataTCATCAGATTGTACTCTGCCAAACGGCTTTTttagaaacatattttttaCATGTCTGTGAAACAGTGCTGAGCTGGTAAATACACAGTACACGTCTATTTTTTTCTTGTCCCTCTGCAGGGGATCAGCGATGATCCCATTCATCTGAAGATATTTTCTCCTCACGTTGTCAACCTCACGCTGGTGGATCTGCCGGGAATTACTAAGGTGACACATGCTGTACTTCCTACTCCCTAAGACAAGACTTTGATCATCTCGTAACCCTGGGGACATTTGCTATACAACACCTAAAAAAACCCCACTAAAACGCCCCAAAAAACATGATATACCAGATAGGCCTTGTCACTGGTCGATGCTTTTGTGCATTCAATATTTGTAGACTGCAGGGAATTTGTAACTCTTTCTTGATACTTCTAAACCAAGTGCTGTCAAAGCCCAAGTGTATGCAGGCTTTGATTCTGCCATCATTAGTCTCACCCCCTCCCACATGTGTTAAAGTGGTTTGTAATGAATCAAATTGAGATGTACTGTGTCTTTCTTTTAATTGGTATTGTCCCCTCCAGGTGCCCGTGGGTGATCAGCCTAATGACATCGAGGTTCAGATAAAAGATCTAATCCTGAAGCACATCTCCAACCCCAACTGCATCATCCTGGCTGTCACTGCGGCTAACACAGACATGGCCACCTCAGAGGCCCTCAAGGTGGCCCGGGAGGTCGACCCCGAcggtaagaaaaacaaaaaaaaagcaagacattACCGAAAAACCATAATCATAATCAAATTGCTTTTAGTGTGAATCAACCTTTTATTGGCTGACTTTTCACCATTGAttgtgacaaaaacagtaaatggTAAAATGATGACTAATATTAATAAAAACTGTATTTGTGATAAtgatctttgtgaatgaatgtgaCTGGAAAGGCAGGAGGACACTGGCTGTGGTGACCAAGCTGGACCTGATGGACGCCGGCACTGATGCTATGGACGTACTGATGGGCAGAGTCATCCCTGTCAAACTGGGCCTCATCGGAGTAGTCAACAGGTCTGGAGAGCTATATTTACCGTACTGAATATACTATGAAATGATCCATCACTCATAATTGAGATGAGTGATAGAGATGAGATAGAGATGAGAGGCTCAATAGAGATGAGTGTACTTTAATACATATTAATGCTGGCATATCAATTTCAATATCAAATCTATTGTTTGTGATTAGTGTGTAAAAGGAATACATTGTGGGATGTTTTAGCATTATAAAAAATTCATACCTGCTCGAAATCcattattattcatttcagTTTAATGAACTATTTTATGTACAAAAACAGATACAATCAATtcatacataatacatacaCATGTCCTACAATCATGCAATACTACATTAGGCAGCAGAAGATATGATATATTGAAAGATAAAAGTCCATATGTCctcaaatgtattttaaataccCTTTATTGCCCAGGACTCATTTTTGGtgtattgtatttaaatgtttaggAGCCAGCTGGACATCAACAATAAAAAGTCTGTGGCCGATGCCATTCGTGACGAACATGCTTTCCTGCAGAAGAAGTATCCCTCTCTCGCCAACAGAAACGGAACCAAATACCTGGCCAGAACCCTTAACAGGTAAACGTGATTATAAATACTACCTTAAAAACTGTGAGAATAAGATGCAACACACATATAGTATAGGTATGGACGTAACATTTTACCAGGAAACATTTAAGTTATGTCAGCATCAGCCAGAAGCAGTTATTAATAACAGCCATCAGAGACAGTCTTTCATGCAGACAACTGAACCCTCTGCCCTTTACTTCCATAATGGCAGGTTACTGATGCATCACATCCGAGACTGCCTCCCTGAGCTGAAGACACGGATCAACGTCCTGGCAGCCCAGTATCAGTCCCTGCTCAGCAGCTATGGCGAACCTGTGGAAGACCAAAGTGCCACCTTGCTCCAGCTCATCACCAAGTTCGCCACGGAATACTGCAACACCATAGAGGGCACAGCCAAATACATCGAGACGGCAGAGCTGTGAGTACCGGCGCCTCTCCTCCGCTCAGCCACAGGGTGACGCTGTTGATCCAGCGCAGTGAAAATGAGCAAAACAACTGCATTGGTTTCATCATTTACAATGATACAACTTATGAGTTGAGGCACGCACAGTGTCTTTGAAGGAAGAGCTGAGAGGAGAGTAGGCCTCGGGGTTCACATCACAGCTAATATACCCCCGCTGCTGTTTTTCAGGTGCGGTGGAGCCCGAATTTGTTACATATTCCATGAGACTTTTGGCAGAACATTGGAGTCTGTGGATCCTTTGGGAGGACTCAGCACCATAGACATCCTAACAGCCATAAGGAACGCAACAGTGAGTGCTGCTGCATTATCCCATGaatgtgacatcatcaggggCACTGAAGTTTATCCGGTCATCGTTTAGTTCAGTGAGCTATGGCAAAGCAACTTTAATTTGTAACATACAGTCTTTTCTGTTGCTTTTGTTTCTCCCTTCACGCAAGTTGCTCTGGGTAATAATTGCTAACCTGCAGCTCCCTCCTCCCCTTACGTCAGGGCCCACGTCCGTCCCTGTTTGTGCCCGAGATTTCCTTCGAGCTGTTGGTGAAGAAGCAGGTGAAACGCCTGGAGGAGCCCAGTTTGCGTTGCGTGGAGCTGGTCCACGAGGAGATGCAGAGGATCATCCAGCACTGCAGCAACTACAGCACACAGGTAATCAGCTCTGCTCACATCTTCGCAGGTATTGATcttttcctcacacacacacacacagacagacacacacacacacacacacacatgcattcataTTGATAATGTTTTGTCCTGCAGGAGCTGCAGAGATTTCCCAAGCTGCATGAGGCCATTGTGGAAGTAGTCACTTGCCTCCTGAGGAAGAGACTGCCTATCACCAATGAGATGGTACCATCGCATTCATCTCGGTTTGCCTTTGTGCTTTCACAGCATGCAGTCATTATCTTTGAGGTTGTTTACTAAGAATAAGAAGCTGAATCAGAACACTTGCTTGATAATTGAAGATGTTGTCTCTTCTTGTTATAGGTCCATAACTTGGTTGCAATAGAGCTGGCCTACATCAACACCAAACATCCTGACTTTGCAGATGCCTGTGGGGTCATGAATAATAATATAGAGGTCTGTACTCGTAACAAAatactctcacatacatacatttttctgtcagaataaagaaagaaagggcGTGAACCTGATATTGTTGGCCGGagattatatattaatatttttagGTATCTAAAAAGTATTAAATCGGAATTTACAGAAGCAAACAGAAGCTGAAATATTGAACTACCTAATTGTTTAATTTAACCAATTTAAAGTAATAATTTCAACTTTTACAATTATAAAAACCTGATTTTAAGTTTTTGTGGTTCACAAATTTAAATAGAACAAGGgtcaaatatatttaaaataaaaactgtattcTAGTTGAACTTTTAGATCACAAATCAGTTGAATTTAACCAACTTAAACATACAGCTTTTCAAATATTGGACTCTTGAATTTGCCTTTTGGAATTCTTTAAACCACAAATAGGTATTCAGCTTCTTATAAGATTTAAATTATTATGGCACTTATTTGCTTCCATAGGAATGTCAAGAAATGTTATGCCATAAGTCTGTTAGTCTTCTTTAAGAAGGAGGTTAACTTCTTTCAGTATGAGCTTTTTAAGTGAATTATCTAACATACTTTCCTTGGATGTGttgaagtttttgtcattttgacaaaacaatcatTTGTACTAACACGTGttcgtgtgtgtttgtaggagCAAAGGAGAAACAGGATGAGGGAGCTGCCCGCTGCCGTGCCCAGGGATAAGGTAGAAGAAACAaccttattttaaaatataaacacaGTAGATCATGTGTTCTAATATTTGGTGGCAGTCTTCAGCGTCCCGAGCATAAATTGGACTTGTGCATTGTTAATCACTCATAGCACTACAGGATGAAGATCTGTGAACCGAATGCCTCGGATAGTTTCCATCGAGGAATTGTATCCCTCATCTCCCTAGAAAGTCTACTCTCCTCCCCTCAAATGACTGGCGATTGCCAacctcctttcctctgtctctccacaTTTctcctcagtttttttttttctctctctccattcctGCTCTCATATTTCTGCTAGTCTGTTGGCAAAGGCCCGGCTGGCCCAACTGTGGTTTCTGGCGAGCCTTCTGCGTCTGGAGCAGACATGGATGGTGCCAAGGTGGGCACTTACGCAGCTCGCTGGCTCTGTAAGGGGCTGGGATGGattgattgatggatggatggatggatggatgagcaTGGGCTGCTGGCATGCACTCTGATCTTTGTCTGCTGATGCCATGCTCTTGTTTTGCTCTCCCTCAGCCTGTGTGCACTAACAACCGTTGTGTTTCCTGCAGAGTCTGTGTCCCCAAAGTTGGTTCACCTGTCTCCCAGAAAATGCCTTCCTctacctctctgtctccttctccaACCTCTTAACACTTTAGTTGCCCTGCTTTTTGTACTGAGTTTATAGTAGTTATGTGATAGTGGAAGTTCTACCACTGTGCATCATCTACCCAAGCCTGTAAGTGCATATTTTaggacaatgttttttttttttttagggatgACAATGTCGATCAgttggtcagtccaccactttggtccagactgaaatatttcaacaactattgaatggattgccatgaaattttggTCATGGTCCGATAGGAAAATTCAAGGATCACCAAAGCAAGTAGGACAAAACCTACTTGCTTTGGTGATCCTTGACTTTTCCTCTTGTGCCACCATGAagttgacatttgtgtttttttgtgaaatgtctcaacaacagTTGGATTGATTGCCATACTATTTTGGTACAGCCATGCATGTTCCCCTCAAGATGAATTGTAAGACCTTTAAAccccttaacttttcatctactGCCATTATCAGGTGAAACATTTTACTTTGTCCAATTCtttagtttatgaccaaatatctgTAATACTGACACTCACATTCCCGTCAGCCtctgctgtactttgtgttcaaTGCTAATTGGCAAATGTTAGCTTATTGTACCTGCTTTACActtgcatgttagcattgtcattatgaGAATGtaagcatgctgatgttagcatttagttcaAAGCACCATTGTGAAATACGATGTTACAAAGCCGTAGCATGGCCGTAgacttcttttttgttttactgcatTGCCTATCATGTTCTTTAACTGTTGCATTAATAGTTGAGTTAACTTCCTTTCTCTGAGCAGTGGAGGGGTATTTCCAATTTCCGCTCCgaaacaaagacatttaattCTGTCAGTGGCTGCACTATGCTTgatttgtaatatttatttactttcaaTTTCCTATAATTCATTTTTGTGTACATGCCTGTGTTTCCACTATTTCATTTGAACTGGTCAAGGTTATTACGCTCTATTCCTTAACCATCCTCTCCCTGTGAATTCTAATGACAACAGAAGGGTGCTGTTCTAATCATTTGGTGGCCTGTGAGGTGTGATGACTGTTGATCTTCATTTTTCGTGTTCCTGGCTCCTCAGGCTCCAGCAACAGGACCCCAGGGTGAGCAGGACGGCACAGGGAACTGGAGGGGGATGCTgaagaaaggagaggaagcCCCCGGCTCCGGACCTGGAAGCCCCCTTAAAGGAGTTGTCAATCTGCTTGATGTGGTAACTAAACATAAGCCTATCAGCGTGCCCCATTATGAAGATAACAGTACTTTTCAGTGAAAAACATCCGCCTTTTCCCCTTAAGCCCGTGCCGGTTGCCAGGAAGCTGTCGTCACGTGAGCAGCGGGACTGTGAGGTCATCGAGCGCCTCATCAAGTCTTACTTCCTCATCGTTCGCAAGAATATCCAGGACAGGTAAGCCAGCTAGCTCCTCTTTAAAGTCTGTGATTTTCTATATTTTGTATTGTCAActaatcccatgaaaagaccaacaatggtggccaggttggctcagtggtagagcaggtgcacatatactgagaggtttatgcctcgacgcagaggtccagggttcgaatctgacctgtgacaatttcctgcatgtcttccacctctctatatctatcttctcacctagctgtcctgtcaaaaattaaaggcggaaaagcccaaaaaattcttaaaaaagaaaagaccaaCAATGAATTTACTAACTGTGTAGCCAAGACTGATGTAG encodes:
- the LOC144512120 gene encoding dynamin-1-like protein isoform X1; its protein translation is MEALIPVINKLQDVFNTVGADIIHLPQIAVVGTQSSGKSSVLESLVGRDLLPRGTGIVTRRPLILQLVHVDPGDARKNDDSGREGDEWGKFLHTKNQIFTDFEEIRQEIENETARISGNNKGISDDPIHLKIFSPHVVNLTLVDLPGITKVPVGDQPNDIEVQIKDLILKHISNPNCIILAVTAANTDMATSEALKVAREVDPDGRRTLAVVTKLDLMDAGTDAMDVLMGRVIPVKLGLIGVVNRSQLDINNKKSVADAIRDEHAFLQKKYPSLANRNGTKYLARTLNRLLMHHIRDCLPELKTRINVLAAQYQSLLSSYGEPVEDQSATLLQLITKFATEYCNTIEGTAKYIETAELCGGARICYIFHETFGRTLESVDPLGGLSTIDILTAIRNATGPRPSLFVPEISFELLVKKQVKRLEEPSLRCVELVHEEMQRIIQHCSNYSTQELQRFPKLHEAIVEVVTCLLRKRLPITNEMVHNLVAIELAYINTKHPDFADACGVMNNNIEEQRRNRMRELPAAVPRDKSVGKGPAGPTVVSGEPSASGADMDGAKAPATGPQGEQDGTGNWRGMLKKGEEAPGSGPGSPLKGVVNLLDVPVPVARKLSSREQRDCEVIERLIKSYFLIVRKNIQDSVPKAVMHFLVNHVKDSLQSELVGQLYKSGLLNDLLTESEDMAQRRKEAADMLQALQKASQVIAEIRETHMW
- the stmp1 gene encoding short transmembrane mitochondrial protein 1; protein product: MLQFLAGFTLGNVVGMYLAQNYEVPNIAKKIEAFKKDVEAKKKPPE
- the LOC144512120 gene encoding dynamin-1-like protein isoform X2, with translation MEALIPVINKLQDVFNTVGADIIHLPQIAVVGTQSSGKSSVLESLVGRDLLPRGTGIVTRRPLILQLVHVDPGDARKNDDSGREGDEWGKFLHTKNQIFTDFEEIRQEIENETARISGNNKGISDDPIHLKIFSPHVVNLTLVDLPGITKVPVGDQPNDIEVQIKDLILKHISNPNCIILAVTAANTDMATSEALKVAREVDPDGRRTLAVVTKLDLMDAGTDAMDVLMGRVIPVKLGLIGVVNRSQLDINNKKSVADAIRDEHAFLQKKYPSLANRNGTKYLARTLNRLLMHHIRDCLPELKTRINVLAAQYQSLLSSYGEPVEDQSATLLQLITKFATEYCNTIEGTAKYIETAELCGGARICYIFHETFGRTLESVDPLGGLSTIDILTAIRNATGPRPSLFVPEISFELLVKKQVKRLEEPSLRCVELVHEEMQRIIQHCSNYSTQELQRFPKLHEAIVEVVTCLLRKRLPITNEMVHNLVAIELAYINTKHPDFADACGVMNNNIEEQRRNRMRELPAAVPRDKAPATGPQGEQDGTGNWRGMLKKGEEAPGSGPGSPLKGVVNLLDVPVPVARKLSSREQRDCEVIERLIKSYFLIVRKNIQDSVPKAVMHFLVNHVKDSLQSELVGQLYKSGLLNDLLTESEDMAQRRKEAADMLQALQKASQVIAEIRETHMW
- the smkr1 gene encoding small lysine-rich protein 1, which translates into the protein MSGSDLSLRQQDINKWGITVPVEASQLPVTTVPSPELPTKSRKSRSHSSRPAKKTGSPKTPKKRSSSAKSTKTEVDILSPAAMENVYYISHNAVDCLEFRGFGWPNSNKKKKKKKGTKRKKKK